The Odocoileus virginianus isolate 20LAN1187 ecotype Illinois chromosome 3, Ovbor_1.2, whole genome shotgun sequence genome includes a window with the following:
- the ZNF300 gene encoding zinc finger protein 300 isoform X2, with translation MKSQGLVSFKDVAVDFTQEEWQQLDPAQKTLYRDVMLENYSHLVSMGHPVSKPDVISKLEQGEDPWIIKRDIPNWICPYEDQTDGRLGGTNRYWLQILLR, from the exons GGATTAGTATCTTTCAAGGATGTAGCTGTGGATTTCACCCAGGAGGAGTGGCAGCAACTAGACCCTGCTCAGAAGACCCTGTACAgggatgtgatgctggagaactatAGCCACCTGGTCTCAATGG GGCATCCAGTTTCCAAACCAGATGTCATTTCCAAGTTGGAGCAAGGAGAAGATCCATGGATCATTAAAAGAGACATACCAAATTGGATCTGTCCATATGAAGACCAGACAGATGGGCGACTAG GTGGTACCAACAGATACTGGCTCCAGATTTTGTTGAGATGA
- the ZNF300 gene encoding zinc finger protein 300 isoform X1, which produces MKSQGLVSFKDVAVDFTQEEWQQLDPAQKTLYRDVMLENYSHLVSMGHPVSKPDVISKLEQGEDPWIIKRDIPNWICPYEDQTDGRLDRKSNLDNPQSCILGSVSLHNKILKGFTKDGSLYSILKVCQSDGQLQRCQKNRLSTKVTVINNKTMTVESDYKYEALRKIFQECIESDASRQRPYNYDAFKKNLKSNIDLPSCNKNNSRRNLEESSGCGKSFIHSVANSNLEKIHNGVIPCNDIEHGNIFGKKQSIIHYQNVETKEKTCVCVTCGKAFAKKSQLIVHQRIHTGKKPYDCGACGKAFSEKFHLIVHQRTHTGEKPYECSECGKAFSQKSSLIIHQRVHTGEKPYECSECGKAFSQKSPLIIHQRIHTGEKPYECRECGKAFSQKSQLIIHHRAHTGEKPYECTECGKAFCEKSHLIIHKRIHTGEKPYKCAQCEEAFSRKTELITHQLIHTGEKPYECTACGKTFSRKSQLIIHQRTHTGEKPYKCNECGKAFCQKSHLIGHQRIHTGEKPYVCTECGKAFSQKSHLPGHQRIHTGEKPYICAECGKAFSQKSDLVLHRRIHTGERPYRCAVCGKAFIQKSQLTVHQRIHSSGKNHSELKTQTSFQY; this is translated from the exons GGATTAGTATCTTTCAAGGATGTAGCTGTGGATTTCACCCAGGAGGAGTGGCAGCAACTAGACCCTGCTCAGAAGACCCTGTACAgggatgtgatgctggagaactatAGCCACCTGGTCTCAATGG GGCATCCAGTTTCCAAACCAGATGTCATTTCCAAGTTGGAGCAAGGAGAAGATCCATGGATCATTAAAAGAGACATACCAAATTGGATCTGTCCATATGAAGACCAGACAGATGGGCGACTAG acAGGAAGAGTAACCTTGACAACCCCCAATCATGTATTTTGGGGTCTGTTTCCTTACATAATAAGATATTGAAAGGATTCACAAAGGATGGTTCATTATActccattttaaaagtctgtcaAAGTGATGGCCAGTTACAGAGATGTCAGAAAAACAGACTTTCCACAAAAGTAACAGTCATCAACAACAAAACAATGACTGTAGAGTCAGACTACAAATATGAGGCACtgaggaaaatatttcaagagtGCATAGAGTCAGATGCTTCAAGACAAAGACCCTATAACTATGATGCCTTTAAAAAGAACTTGAAATCTAATATTGACCTACCTAGTTGTAATAAGAACAATTCAAGAAGAAACCTTGAGGAGAGTTCTGGATGTGGAAAATCATTCATCCACAGTGTGGCAAATTCTAACCTTGAGAAGATTCACAATGGAGTAATTCCCTGTAATGATATTGAGCATGGAAACATTTTCGGCAAGAAACAATCCATTATTCATTATCAGAATGTTGAAACCAAGGAgaaaacctgtgtgtgtgttacatgTGGAAAAGCCTTTGCTAAGAAGTCACAGCTCATTGTACATCAACGGATTCATACTGggaaaaaaccatatgattgtggtgcatgtgggaaagccttcagtgAGAAGTTTCACCTCATTGTACATCAGAGAACTCATACTGGGGAGAAACCTTATGAATGCTctgaatgtggaaaagccttctCTCAAAAATCATCTCTTATTATACATCAGAGAGTTCATACTGGAGAAAAACCATATGAATGTagtgaatgtggaaaagccttctCCCAGAAATCACCGCTCATTatacatcagagaattcacactggagagaaaccttatgaatgtaGAGAGTGTGGTAAGGCCTTCTCCCAGAAGTCACAACTGATTATACATCATAGAgctcatactggagagaagccctatgaGTGTACTGAATGCGGGAAAGCCTTCTGTGAGAAGTCCCACCTCATTATACATAAAAGAATTCACACCGGGGAGAAACCCTACAAATGTGCTCAGTGTGAGGAAGCCTTCAGCAGAAAGACAGAACTCATTACACACCAGTTAATTCATACTGGggagaaaccttatgaatgtaCTGCTTGTGGGAAGACCTTCTCCCGAAAGTCACAGCTCATTATACATCAGAGAACAcatactggagaaaaaccctataaatgcaatgaatgtggaaaagccttctGTCAGAAATCACATCTCATTGGACATCAGAGGATACACACAGGAGAAAAACCTTATGTTTGTactgaatgtgggaaagccttctcTCAAAAGTCTCACCTCCCAGGTCATCAGAGGAttcatacaggagagaaaccatACATATGTGCTGAATGTGGAAAGGCGTTTTCTCAGAAGTCAGATCTTGTTTTGCATCGGAGAATTCACACTGGGGAAAGACCCTATCGATGTGCTGTATGTGGGAAAGCTTTCATCCAGAAATCACAACTCACTgtacatcagagaattcatagcAGTGGTAAAAATCATAGTGAACTAAAAACACAGACAAGCTTTCAGTATTAG